Proteins encoded in a region of the Vicia villosa cultivar HV-30 ecotype Madison, WI linkage group LG5, Vvil1.0, whole genome shotgun sequence genome:
- the LOC131605634 gene encoding protein MAIN-LIKE 1-like, with product MGFFKRKRIGLSIRTSEILEKFPSYPYNCPSTPKIKFFGRNYPRINRKMRTLGLDGRPHTRRRRDEAGPSNPPQEPTQPPPEPPQPVEYPGGPSDRSLLVRYQDHVARRLWYGHERGPKKELKVAGHGTKLQERVPMNLPPEIEAIVSESGLASLQRTSLTKIDVNLVSEFVERWHVETSSFHMPFGEMTITLDDVACLLHLPIGGMFWYPNEHVTEEVAVELDCELLGVGRRAMDEHVRSCRGAYYSLQWLYDRFVEYRAAGSWAFATRAYLMMLVGSTIFADKTFTLVEARYLPLFRDLRGLSHYSWASAALVTLYRHLGDASMFSCKHLGGYPTLIQCWIHEYFPTLGRKGENWRPSENLGLPRVMRWSYRQGAIKVDAYRPILDELTPIDVIWRPFEDHRPHRAFNELSLYRGFLVWGELHVPYLPDRCLRKFGYCQYIPPAPPADTLSNDEIAVEWIAYV from the exons atgggCTTTTTCAAACGGAAACGAATTGGGCTTAGTATTAGAACCAGTGAAATTCTTGAAAAATTTCCTTCCTACCCCTACAATTGTCCTTCTACAcctaaaatcaaattttttggaCGAAATTACCCTCGTATAAAtag gaaaatgCGTACATTAGGACTTGACGGGAGGCCACATACCCGCCGCCGCCGCGACGAAGCTGGTCCCTCTAACCCACCTCAAGAGCCAACACAGCCACCACCGGAGCCACCGCAGCCAGTTGAATATCCTGGTGGACCATCAGATCGATCTTTACTTGTTCGTTACCAAGACCATGTTGCTCGCCGTTTATGGTACGGACAT GAAAGAGGTCCTAAAAAGGAGCTTAAAGTCGCAGGACATGGGACGAAGCTCCAGGAAAGAGTGCCTATGAACCTCCCACCAGAGATTGAGGCTATTGTGAGTGAGTCAGGTCTGGCTTCTCTTCAGAGAACTAGCCTGACCAAGATAGATGTTAACCTCGTGTCAGAATTTGTGGAGAGGTGGCATGTTGAGACAtcgtcatttcacatgccatttggTGAGATGACGATTACATTGGATGATGTTGCCTGCCTGCTGCATTTGCCTATTGGGGGTATGTTCTGGTATCCTAATGAGCACGTCACAGAGGAGGTGGCGGTTGAACTTGACTGCGAGTTATTGGGAGTGGGTAGACGTGCCATGGATGAGCATGTGCGTTCATGCAGGGGAGCTTATTACTCACTGCAGTGGTTGTACGACAGATTTGTGGAGTACCGTGCTGCTGGTAGTTGGGCCTTCGCGACCAGGGcatatttgatgatgttggtaggtTCTACCATTTTTGCAGATAAGACATTTACTTTGGTTGAGGCCCGGTATTTGCCACTATTTAGAGACCTACGTGGGCTCAGTCACTACAGTTGGGCATCTGCTGCCCTGGTCACTCTTTATCGCCACCTTGGTGATGCATCTATGTTTAGTTGCAAGCATCTCGGTGGATATCCTACCCTGATTCAG TGTTGGATACATGAGTACTTTCCTACACTAGGAAGGAAAGGGGAAAATTGGCGGCCATCTGAGAACCTTGGGCTTCCACGGGTGATGAGATGGTCCTACAGGCAAGGAGCCATCAAGGTGGATGCGTATAGACCGATATTGGACGAGCTGACACCTATAGATGTCATATGGCGCCCATTTGAGGATCATAGACCTCATCGAGCTTTTAACGAGCTATCTCTGTACAGAGGTTTTCTCGTTTGGGGTGAGTTACATGTGCCATACTTACCTGACAGGTGTCTTCGGAAGTTTGGTTATTGTCAGTATATTCCGCCTGCACCTCCTGCTGATACGCTCAGCAATGATGAGATTGCTGTGGAGTGGATTGCCTATGTCTAG
- the LOC131602859 gene encoding uncharacterized protein LOC131602859, whose amino-acid sequence MDKVVEEVEKMKKEWNEAYNKTQDHIKAIGDYGKSGRSKADENNSLARLNGIAQDGLSLLSSLHFNLDLLAPQLPTQQEVDSATELLQSWKTLTQNLRTSLRNANLQAKANLRKTAQEERELLLGGGEESTVRRRNLQTKAGMTSAAESITESLRRTRQLMVQEVERNTSTLMTLDESTGVLTKAESEYKGHRSLLMRTRNLLSTMQRQDIIDRVILGVGFLLFSLAVLYVVSKRIGILTLQRKVTGAIKAGMMGQAEQRPQAIAEDMNLHQVRVDHVHNIQAPLEQQIHDEL is encoded by the exons ATGGACAAGGTTGTGGAAGAGGTGGAAAAAATGAAGAAGGAGTGGAATGAAGCTTACAACAAAACACAAGATCACATTAAGGCAATTGGAGACTACGGCAAATCAGGAAGATCCAAAGCGGACGAAAATAATTCACTCGCTAGATTGAATGGTATTGCTCAGGATGGTTTATCACTTCTTTCTTCTTTGCATTTCAACCTTGATCTTCTCGCTCCACAGTTGCCTACTCAACAAGAGGTTGATTCCGCCACTGAATTGCTTCAATCATGGAAAACCCTAACTCAAAA TTTGCGGACGAGTTTGAGGAATGCTAATCTACAAGCCAAGGCTAACTTAAGGAAAACTGCGCAGGAGGAG AGAGAACTACTTCTAGGCGGTGGAGAAGAGTCCACAGTCCGCAGACGCAATTTGCA GACAAAAGCTGGAATGACCTCTGCAGCAGAGAGCATCACAGAAAGCCTACGCCGTACTCGTCAGTTGATGGTTCAG GAAGTTGAAAGAAACACAAGCACACTCATGACTCTTG ATGAATCAACAGGAGTACTAACAAAGGCTGAAAGTGAATATAAAGGGCACCGCTCTTTGTTGATGAGAACTAGAAATCTTCTCTCAACAATGCAACGTCAAGATATCATAGACAG GGTGATACTTGGAGTTGGTTTTCTATTGTTCTCCCTTGCCGTTCTTTATGTTGTTTCCAAGCGAATTGGAATACTTACCTTGCAGAGAAAGGTTACCGGGGCCATAAAGGCTGGTATGATGGGACAAGCAGAGCAAAGACCACAAGCTATAGCAGAGGACATGAATCTTCATCAAGTTAGAGTTGATCATGTTCATAATATACAGGCTCCTTTAGAGCAACAAATACATGATGAACtttga
- the LOC131607613 gene encoding zinc finger BED domain-containing protein RICESLEEPER 2-like has product MHYFLAPLKGLILFQKFIETSFSCSTKAQDCIFFRSAKLRQHRHRHRQAIAPPSNFLHYKTKDFKTWNSIESRFVPEKSELDIYFDDELMELDEEHSEDFDVLLYRKLNEKKFPILSIMARAVLSIPITTVASESSFSIGGRVLTKYISSTLPEHIQMLICTWSWLYGFSENMNDEEDINTKDECNTEMTMTQHRFGLQD; this is encoded by the exons GCCCCATTGAAGGGCCTTATTTTATTCCAAAAATTCATAGAAACTTCATTTTCCTGTAGCACAAAAGCACAAGACTGTATATTTTTCCGATCAGCAAAGCTTCGCCAGCACCGCCACCGCCACCGTCAAGCCATTGCGCCGCCGTCGAATTTTCTCCATTACAAAACAAAG GATTTTAAAACATGGAACTCGATTGAGAGTAGGTTTGTTCCTGAAAAGAGTGAGTTAGATATATACTTTGACGATGAATTGATGGAGCTGGATGAAGAACACTCTGAAGATTTTGATGTACTTCTTTATCGGAAGTTAAATGAGAAAAAGTTTCCAATACTCTCTATAATGGCACGTGCTGTGCTTAGCATTCCTATCACGACTGTAGCATCTGAGTCTTCTTTTAGTATTGGTGGACGTGTTCTTACCAAATACATAAGTTCTACTCTTCCAGAACATATCCAAATGTTGATTTGTACTTGGAGCTGGTTGTATGGATTTTCTGAAAATATGAATG ATGAGGAAGATATCAACACTAAGGATGAATGCAATACCGAGATGACAATGACTCAACATAGATTTGGATTGCAAGATTGA
- the LOC131602858 gene encoding uncharacterized protein LOC131602858, with the protein MGYIHYGRHGLRNIFRFTSATNVFRNSIRQPLECAGSSTTLPSCSRLHGKVLYSTSSDARIVQDLLAQVERDRMREKNDRKRAGLDTADIDAEVEEDYMGVSSIIEKLEKGKLKETTELNRFEEQTDSDSDDEDVDAYQKKFEDFEKKFKRHEEMIQSFTDADTLDDAFKWMQKIDKFEEKHFKLSLEYRVIGELMNRLKVVTEQKDRFILQQKLNRALRLVQWKEAYDPDNPANYGLIQHEQVGPNVDTLQQSGFEKENKPAQGDEDAAAADSDSEEEFDDMKEKDNIILAKLDVIDKKLEEKLAELEYTFGRKGKALEEEIRDLAEERNELTEKKRRPLFRKGFDVKLIDVNRTCKVTKGGQVVKYTAMLACGNYNGVVGFAKAKGPAVPVALQKAYEKCFQNLHYVERHEEHTIAHAIQTSYKKTKVYLWPASTATGMKAGRIVQTILHLGGFKNVKSKVVGSRNPHNTVKAVFKALNAIETPRDVQEKFGRTVVEKYLL; encoded by the exons ATGGGTTATATTCACTATGGTAGACACGGTCTTAGGAATATATTTAGGTTTACAAGTGCGACTAATGTGTTCAGAAACTCCATAAGACAACCTTTGGAGTGTGCAGGCTCTAGTACTACATTACCCTCATGTTCCCGTCTTCACGGCAAGGTTCTCTATTCCACTTCTTCTGATGCCAGAATAGTGCAGGACCTTCTTGCTCAAGTGGAGAGGGATAGGATGAGAGAGaaaaatgatagaaaaagggcTGGTTTAGACACTGCCGACATTGATGCAGAGGTTGAGGAGGATTACATGGGCGTATCCTCCATCATTGAAAAACTTGAAAAGGGGAAGCTCAAGGAAACCACTGAGTTGAACCGATTCGAAGAGCAAACTGATTCGGATAGTGATGATGAAGACGTTGATGCTTATCAGAAGAAGTTTGAAGATTTTGAAAAGAAGTTCAAGAGGCATGAAGAAATGATTCAGAGTTTCACTGATGCTGATACGCTTGATGATGCTTTTAAATGGATGCAAAAAATTGATAAGTTTGAGGAGAAACATTTTAAGCTTAGTTTGGAATATAGGGTTATTGGGGAGCTCATGAATCGCCTCAAAGTCGTAACTGAGCAAAAGGATAGGTTTATTTTGCAGCAGAAGCTTAACAGGGCTTTGAGATTGGTGCAATGGAAGGAAGCTTATGATCCAGATAACCCTGCCAATTACGGTCTCATTCAACATGAACAGGTGGGGCCTAACGTGGATACCTTGCAACAATCTGGATTTGAAAAGGAGAATAAACCTGCACAAGGAGATGAAGATGCTGCAGCTGCTGACAGCGACAGTGAAGAAGAGTTTGATGATATGAAAGAAAAAGACAACATAATACTGGCCAAACTTGATGTTATTGACAAGAAACTCGAGGAGAAGCTAGCAGAACTCGAGTATACGTTTGGAAGGAAGGGTAAAGCTCTCGAGGAAGAAATTAGAGATCTTGCAGAGGAGAGAAACGAGTTAACTGAGAAGAAAAGAAGACCTCTTTTCCGGAAG GGTTTTGATGTAAAATTGATAGATGTGAACCGAACTTGTAAAGTTACAAAG GGAGGACAAGTTGTCAAGTACACTGCTATGTTAGCATGTGGCAACTATAATGGTGTTGTTGGTTTTGCAAAAGCCAAAGGCCCTGCAGTTCCGGTTGCCCTCCAAAAG GCATATGAGAAGTGCTTTCAGAATTTGCATTATGTAGAGCGACATGAGGAGCACACAATTGCACATGCAATACAAACATCTTATAAAAAGACCAAG GTGTATCTCTGGCCTGCTTCCACTGCAACTGGCATGAAAGCTGGTAGAATAGTCCAAACCATACTGCATTTAGGTGGTTTTAAGAACGTTAAGTCAAAG GTTGTTGGTTCAAGAAATCCTCATAATACAGTTAAGGCTGTCTTCAAAGCGCTTAATGCG ATTGAAACGCCAAGGGATGTCCAAGAGAAGTTTGGCCGAACTGTGGTTGAGAAGTATTTATTGTGA